The Lates calcarifer isolate ASB-BC8 linkage group LG18, TLL_Latcal_v3, whole genome shotgun sequence region acaaaaaaaaggtaaaagaaaCAAGAGCAGCCAGCGTGTCTCAGATGGAGCCGCACACAGAGGGTTTTCCCAGGTGGTGATTGTTGTGTGTTCAGCGGCATGCTGCTGTCAGGAGGCACACGCCATCAGCCAGTTCAGCTCCGTGTCTCCACTCGACCACCACACAAACCCCATTCACTCATTAAACCAGACACGCGTCCGGTTGCAGCCTCCGCCCTACCTGTCAAACTTCGTTTTTCAGAAACAAAGGACCCACCTCAAAATCTACCGCTGACAGCCAGAGTGTAATCATGCCACTGACACTCCCTCCATCTGCTAATTTAAAGGTCAATAGGCTcgatagtttttttttatttttatcaaagTGTCTCTTGGACCCGGGAACCTAcgaagaaaagagaaaaaaactgccAGTGAGGTTTTAACTTTGGTCCTTTCTCCAACTTTCAGCCCGTTTGTGTGCACGCGCATTTAAAAAGTAGTATGTTTGATGGGAGACAGTTCTCACACCGATTAAAACCACGAGGACAAGACGTTTTGactgaacaaacaaattaaTTCTCGTTATTTTTCTGGTCTTTGTTTACTTTACTGTCCTGTCCGTATTCTTAGACATGCCCAGAGAGATGTCTAATTTTACGCACTTGTGGCACCAGATGTGCTTTTTGCGTGTGTGcaccttttatttctttaatataCTGTCAGTAtaacaaaaaaagaggggaCAGAATTGGACATGGAGAGATTAACTGCGGTGCTGGTGGCTAAAAGCTTTAAGCTTGTGTGGAATTTCGAGGAAATATACGTGCGTAAAATGTGCGTAAAAGTgacttttctctttccttcttgtCCCTACATTGCTGTTATGTGTCTCTACCATTCTCCCTTTTCATAAAGACACTGAAAGCTGTAGCCAGAATATCCACCCATTCTTTAAATACAcccaaaaaaaatcagacatgaAAGGTAATTCAGTAGCAAATCGTTTTATTCTTGGACTAAAGTGTAGAAAATATGGTTATAAGACTTCTTTTTTCAACATCTGTTTATGTGAAGACAGTATAGAGCTGGCAGTATAAAGAGACAATGCATGGCCATTGCGCTCTGTTTGGACAATAGCTGCATAAGTTTTGATCATTGTGAACTTCATGACATAATGCAATAACATGGTATTTGCTATTAAATAAGACACATTGGTGCTAGGATAAAACGCCGGAGTATCAAACTCCTTCTGGAAACCTCATAAACAGAAGAGCCAGAGAATAATAGACTACACGTCTACATAGGCAGGAGGTATAGAAGCAACTTCGCAATATATAgacaaaatatatacaaaagGATGTGTACAAAACATCTATAAATCTCTTACATACAAAAATATCTTAATATATTTCAAAAAAGCGTTTGATATAGAATTTTATAGAATAAATCCGCGACTTGGAAGCATTTTCTGAATTAGACGTCTGAGAGGTTTACCAAAGGGTTGGTGTTCTGTGATTGGATTTAGCATAGTTGAAGAGCGACgtattaaataatgtttttaatgtgctgcTGAAGAGCATGAATTCAcgttagggtttttttttcttttgtttgtttatcatgGGCAAATGCACAGAAGCTTGGATTCCCACGCTGTCAGGAGACCCGTCTTCCTTTAATCCTTTGGCGCTGATCTCTGGCCTCGTTTCCCCCAAGTTTTTCAGGACGTGTAGGCCGTTTCTGTCAGTCTGTAGGAGGACCGGGCGTTAAGGACGCAGGACCAGAACGCGTGTACAGTGCATCTTGTTCTTGAGGACACCCAGGCTCCTCCGGGACCATCCCAAGCGCACGACAGCTGTAAATTGAGTTGATCCATATTTTTctgtggggaggaggagaagatgttAAGCGGCTGTTCAGGGTTTTTGTCATGAATGAATTTCTATACTAGTGTCTGGTATTAACATGTGCATCATTAAATCTGTTCTTACCTCATATAGGATGCTCAGAACCAGTTGGCGAAGTCCAGCAGTTCCTGCTCCTCAGGACTGAGGGGGTCGTAGGAACCTTCGTCAGATGAGTATGAGGACACCGGAGACCCTGCCATGGAGTTCATGTCAGCGGAGTATCCCTGCGACATGGTGGGCGACAGGACGCCGGACTGAAACGCCGCGCTCACCGCGTCGTGTTcgtccagcagctgctgcagggcGCGGATGTACTCCACCGCAGAGCGCAGCGTCTCCACTTTGCTCATCTTCTTGTTGGCGGCGCCGTTAGGAACGTGCTCCCGCAGGGTGGCGAAGCCGTTATTGACCAGTTTGACCCGGTTGCGTTCCCTCTCGTTCCTCCGGGCCACTGCGTGCGGCTGCTGCTGCGGGAGAGTGTAGCCGAAACCCGCGAAATTCAGTCTCCGCTTGCACCGCAGCAGCTCCGGGGAGGAGGAGCGCTGCCTCTTGGGCTGCTTGGACGCTGACTTCCCGCTGCCCTGGCTGCTGCCGCAGGGGCTCAGCTGGATGCTCTGCGCCGCCGCGGCCGAAAAGAAACAAGCGGGCGGcatgagctgctgctggctgaCGTTAATTTCCATCTTGGCTGTGA contains the following coding sequences:
- the ascl1a gene encoding achaete-scute homolog 1a yields the protein MDLTAKMEINVSQQQLMPPACFFSAAAAQSIQLSPCGSSQGSGKSASKQPKRQRSSSPELLRCKRRLNFAGFGYTLPQQQPHAVARRNERERNRVKLVNNGFATLREHVPNGAANKKMSKVETLRSAVEYIRALQQLLDEHDAVSAAFQSGVLSPTMSQGYSADMNSMAGSPVSSYSSDEGSYDPLSPEEQELLDFANWF